A stretch of Chitinophaga caeni DNA encodes these proteins:
- the thiS gene encoding sulfur carrier protein ThiS, with translation MEIHVNNKLYAVEQGATLATLLQFIQIPSTKGIAIAVNDQVIPKRSWDNVSLSPSDQVTIIRATQGG, from the coding sequence ATGGAAATTCATGTAAACAATAAACTTTATGCAGTGGAGCAGGGCGCAACGCTTGCTACACTCTTACAGTTTATTCAAATTCCTTCTACAAAGGGTATCGCTATCGCGGTCAATGATCAAGTTATTCCTAAACGAAGTTGGGATAATGTTTCCCTAAGCCCATCAGACCAGGTTACCATTATTCGGGCAACCCAGGGAGGCTAA
- the thiC gene encoding phosphomethylpyrimidine synthase ThiC, whose product MKNTQPIPGSREEIISRTPFPASQKIYIPGKIHPVQVAMREISLSGTQIDDKTIENPGVTVYDTSGPYTDTNIKIDIREGLPRLRSPWVEKRGDIETLESFSSDFVNQNQAKTPAALRFPKKPKPYKALPGKNITQLHYARQGIITPEMEYVAIRENQRREAIQNGDSNLRQHPGQAFGAGIPPEGITPEFVRSEIAAGRAIIPNNVNHPESEPMIIGRNFLVKINANIGNSAVTSSMEEEVEKAVWACRWGADTIMDLSTGKNIHETREWVIRNAPVPVGTVPIYQALEKVNGKAENLTWEIFRDTLIEQAEQGVDYFTIHAGVLLRYVPLTAKRVTGIVSRGGSIMAKWCLAHHRENFLYTHFEEICEIMKAYDVAFSLGDGLRPGSIADANDAAQFAELETLGELTQVAWKHDVQVMIEGPGHVPMHLIKENMDKQLKHCHEAPFYTLGPLTTDIAPGYDHITSAIGAAMIGWFGTAMLCYVTPKEHLGLPNKQDVKTGVITYKLAAHAADLAKGHPGAQYRDNALSKARFEFRWNDQFNLSLDPDTAREYHDETLPAEGARIAHFCSMCGPHFCSMKITQEVREYAQSQGLNETQALEQGMQEKAKHFVEQGGEIFQ is encoded by the coding sequence ATGAAAAATACGCAACCGATACCCGGGAGCCGGGAAGAAATTATAAGTAGAACTCCATTCCCTGCTAGCCAGAAAATTTATATACCCGGAAAAATCCACCCCGTACAAGTGGCCATGAGGGAAATCTCCTTATCAGGCACTCAAATTGATGATAAAACCATCGAGAACCCGGGGGTCACGGTATATGATACCAGCGGTCCGTATACTGATACTAATATCAAGATAGATATACGTGAAGGACTGCCTAGGCTCAGGTCGCCCTGGGTCGAGAAACGTGGAGACATAGAAACACTGGAATCTTTCAGCTCCGATTTCGTAAATCAAAACCAAGCCAAAACCCCGGCGGCTTTACGTTTTCCCAAAAAGCCGAAACCTTACAAGGCACTACCCGGTAAAAATATCACGCAACTGCATTACGCGCGGCAAGGTATCATTACCCCCGAGATGGAATACGTCGCCATCAGGGAAAACCAAAGAAGGGAAGCTATTCAAAACGGGGATAGCAACCTGCGGCAACATCCCGGGCAGGCCTTCGGCGCTGGTATACCGCCCGAAGGAATTACTCCCGAATTCGTACGAAGTGAAATTGCCGCCGGAAGAGCCATCATTCCTAACAATGTAAACCATCCCGAATCAGAACCGATGATTATCGGTCGCAATTTCCTCGTTAAAATCAATGCTAACATCGGCAACAGCGCCGTTACCAGCAGTATGGAAGAAGAGGTTGAAAAAGCAGTTTGGGCTTGCCGCTGGGGTGCTGATACCATCATGGATTTAAGTACCGGTAAAAACATCCATGAAACAAGGGAATGGGTCATCCGCAATGCCCCGGTTCCCGTCGGCACCGTACCTATTTACCAGGCGCTCGAAAAGGTAAATGGCAAAGCGGAGAACCTCACCTGGGAAATCTTCCGCGATACCTTGATAGAACAAGCAGAACAAGGCGTGGATTATTTCACCATCCATGCAGGGGTACTGCTGAGGTATGTACCGTTAACTGCCAAGCGCGTAACAGGCATCGTTTCGCGCGGCGGATCTATCATGGCTAAGTGGTGCCTGGCGCATCACCGCGAGAACTTCCTATATACCCATTTCGAAGAGATCTGCGAAATCATGAAAGCCTATGATGTCGCCTTTTCATTGGGCGATGGCCTTCGTCCCGGCTCCATTGCAGATGCAAACGATGCTGCCCAATTTGCAGAGCTCGAAACCTTGGGAGAATTGACCCAAGTTGCCTGGAAACACGATGTACAGGTAATGATCGAAGGCCCCGGCCATGTGCCGATGCACCTCATCAAGGAAAACATGGATAAGCAATTGAAACATTGCCACGAAGCGCCTTTTTATACCCTCGGCCCCTTAACGACCGACATTGCTCCGGGCTACGATCATATCACTTCCGCGATTGGCGCGGCCATGATCGGTTGGTTCGGTACCGCGATGCTTTGTTACGTTACACCGAAGGAACATCTTGGCTTACCGAATAAGCAAGATGTAAAAACCGGGGTCATCACTTATAAATTAGCTGCTCATGCCGCCGATCTTGCAAAAGGCCATCCCGGCGCACAATACCGCGATAACGCTCTCAGCAAGGCAAGGTTCGAATTTAGATGGAACGACCAGTTCAACCTGTCCTTAGATCCGGATACGGCGCGCGAATATCACGACGAAACGCTTCCGGCGGAAGGTGCGCGTATCGCGCATTTTTGCTCCATGTGCGGCCCGCACTTTTGCTCGATGAAAATCACGCAAGAAGTTAGGGAATATGCGCAATCACAAGGATTAAATGAAACGCAAGCCTTGGAACAAGGGATGCAGGAAAAAGCCAAGCATTTCGTAGAGCAGGGCGGAGAAATATTTCAATAA
- a CDS encoding thiamine phosphate synthase → MIWIFSAPEFMDTEHLQIQALLNAGLQKFVVRKPGKSRDEYLAFLSLFSPGDRKKMILADFPEIATGMGLGGIHFSTQLRTHYTLQQILSWRQGGMTCTTSTHGMKEFESLEEDFDYLFAGPLFESISKPGYQPKTRHQFEYSSNKLIALGGIQASVVEVARELGIKNIALLGAVWSNPGKAVENYLEIAKLWRQGNML, encoded by the coding sequence ATGATCTGGATTTTCTCTGCACCGGAATTCATGGATACTGAACATCTACAAATCCAGGCTTTATTGAACGCCGGCTTGCAAAAGTTCGTCGTCCGTAAACCCGGGAAATCTAGGGATGAATACCTGGCATTCTTATCACTATTCTCCCCGGGAGATCGAAAAAAAATGATCTTGGCTGATTTTCCGGAAATAGCAACCGGGATGGGATTAGGCGGTATCCATTTCAGTACCCAGTTGAGGACTCATTATACTTTGCAGCAAATCCTGTCTTGGCGACAAGGGGGAATGACCTGCACGACTTCAACACATGGAATGAAAGAGTTTGAAAGCCTAGAAGAAGATTTTGATTACCTGTTTGCCGGCCCCCTGTTTGAAAGTATTTCCAAACCGGGATATCAACCCAAAACACGGCATCAATTTGAATATTCATCCAACAAATTGATAGCATTGGGCGGGATACAAGCATCCGTTGTAGAAGTGGCCAGGGAGCTGGGAATTAAAAATATAGCCTTGTTGGGAGCCGTATGGTCAAACCCGGGAAAGGCAGTTGAAAATTACCTGGAAATAGCAAAATTATGGCGGCAAGGAAATATGTTATGA
- a CDS encoding hydroxymethylpyrimidine/phosphomethylpyrimidine kinase: protein MAARKYVMSIAGFDPSGGAGVLADIKTFEQLNVYGFGVCSALTVQTDSEFLSVEWMSVSQVIDQAIPLIRKFPLQFLKLGLMKDVDSCLEIVRRLKREQPHLHITWDPVLKSSSGFTFYDPLLSGPLESLLRECFLITPNYLEAGLLTSNGNIELAMGELQSLANVLLKGGHHPTMPGHDFLYLKNGPIKQFMPRESNASGKHGSGCVLSAAIVAYLSQGFDLTEACYKAKKYAYQFLISNDSLLGYHHG from the coding sequence ATGGCGGCAAGGAAATATGTTATGAGTATTGCAGGCTTTGATCCCAGCGGCGGTGCCGGGGTATTAGCCGATATCAAAACATTTGAACAATTAAATGTTTACGGTTTCGGCGTTTGTTCGGCTTTGACGGTTCAAACCGATTCGGAGTTTTTATCGGTTGAATGGATGAGCGTTTCCCAGGTCATCGACCAAGCAATCCCATTAATAAGGAAGTTCCCCCTTCAGTTTCTCAAGCTGGGTTTAATGAAAGATGTTGACAGTTGTTTGGAAATCGTCCGAAGGTTGAAGCGGGAGCAACCGCATTTGCATATTACTTGGGATCCGGTACTTAAATCTTCCAGCGGGTTTACTTTTTATGATCCGCTGCTTTCAGGGCCACTGGAATCTTTATTACGCGAGTGTTTTTTAATTACACCCAATTACCTGGAAGCTGGATTATTAACGAGTAACGGTAACATTGAATTGGCCATGGGAGAACTGCAATCCTTGGCGAACGTATTATTAAAAGGCGGGCACCACCCAACGATGCCCGGGCATGACTTCCTTTATTTAAAAAACGGGCCTATAAAGCAATTCATGCCAAGAGAAAGCAATGCCTCGGGAAAACACGGTTCCGGTTGCGTATTAAGCGCCGCTATCGTTGCTTACCTCTCCCAAGGATTCGATTTAACAGAAGCTTGTTATAAGGCAAAAAAATACGCTTATCAATTTTTGATAAGTAATGATTCATTATTAGGATATCATCATGGATAA
- a CDS encoding thiamine phosphate synthase → MDKIIYISQGYLPVDHIEHIKKACNAGCKNIQLRLKHTELPEWLATAYKAKELCDTFGAKLFINDAPQIAATVNAYGIHVGKEDMPLAKVKQDFKPFVTGATANTFEDIQRHAVHQPDYIGLGPLRFTETKQKLSPILGLEGYRSILQKMQLHGIQIPVFAIGGIGLEDIPGLMKAGVYGIAVSGLITRSAKAEKIVTQLQQLLHHEYTTT, encoded by the coding sequence ATGGATAAGATTATTTATATATCGCAAGGTTATCTTCCGGTTGACCATATTGAGCATATCAAGAAAGCATGTAATGCCGGATGCAAAAACATTCAACTGCGGCTGAAACATACGGAGTTACCGGAATGGTTAGCTACCGCGTACAAGGCAAAGGAGTTATGCGATACATTCGGTGCAAAATTATTTATTAATGATGCTCCGCAAATAGCGGCTACAGTTAATGCCTACGGGATACATGTTGGTAAAGAAGATATGCCTTTAGCGAAAGTAAAGCAGGATTTCAAACCGTTCGTAACAGGAGCTACTGCTAATACTTTTGAAGACATTCAACGCCATGCGGTACATCAACCGGATTATATCGGGCTGGGACCATTACGGTTCACGGAAACTAAACAGAAACTTAGCCCTATACTTGGCTTGGAAGGCTATCGATCCATCCTGCAAAAGATGCAATTACACGGTATTCAGATCCCGGTATTTGCCATTGGAGGAATCGGCCTGGAAGATATCCCGGGATTGATGAAAGCGGGAGTTTACGGCATCGCGGTATCAGGACTTATCACCCGATCTGCAAAAGCGGAAAAAATCGTCACTCAATTACAACAATTACTGCATCATGAATATACAACCACTTAA
- a CDS encoding thiazole synthase, with amino-acid sequence MNIQPLKIAGKTFHSRLFTGTGKFGSHLQMKEALEASDTELVTVALKRIDLEQPAEDMLQYLSSPKFELLPNTSGARTAKEAVYACQMAREALDTNWVKLEIHPDPRYLLPDPIETLIAAEALVKDGFVVLPYIHADPVLCKRLEEVGVAAVMPLGAPIGSNKGLKTADFLSIIIEQSQVPVIIDAGIGAPSDATKAMEMGADAVLVNTAIATAAHPLNMAIAFKDAVIAGRMAYEAGLPSVRTQAAASSPLVSFLENLA; translated from the coding sequence ATGAATATACAACCACTTAAAATAGCAGGAAAAACATTCCATTCGCGGCTGTTCACGGGAACGGGGAAATTCGGTTCGCATTTACAGATGAAAGAAGCATTGGAAGCCAGCGATACGGAACTGGTAACCGTAGCTTTGAAAAGAATTGACCTGGAACAACCGGCAGAGGATATGCTGCAATATCTATCCTCCCCAAAGTTTGAATTATTGCCGAATACATCCGGCGCCAGAACGGCAAAGGAAGCAGTTTACGCTTGTCAAATGGCAAGGGAGGCCCTGGATACCAACTGGGTGAAATTAGAAATTCATCCCGATCCCAGGTATTTATTACCGGATCCTATCGAAACATTGATTGCTGCGGAAGCATTGGTAAAAGATGGTTTCGTGGTATTGCCTTACATCCATGCCGATCCCGTTTTATGTAAACGCCTGGAAGAAGTAGGCGTTGCTGCCGTCATGCCGCTAGGAGCGCCGATCGGTAGTAATAAAGGTTTAAAAACGGCCGACTTCCTTTCCATTATTATAGAGCAAAGCCAGGTGCCTGTAATTATCGATGCCGGGATCGGAGCGCCCAGCGATGCAACTAAGGCAATGGAAATGGGTGCAGACGCCGTCCTGGTGAATACGGCTATTGCAACCGCGGCCCATCCATTGAATATGGCCATTGCTTTTAAGGATGCTGTCATCGCGGGACGGATGGCTTACGAAGCGGGGCTACCTTCCGTACGCACACAAGCTGCGGCTTCCAGTCCTTTAGTTTCATTTTTAGAAAACTTGGCATAA